From Lawsonia intracellularis PHE/MN1-00, the proteins below share one genomic window:
- a CDS encoding SurA N-terminal domain-containing protein, whose translation MLDFIRSNAQSWGVKIAFGLIIIVFIFWGIGTLSGGPEVEVVSVNGQSITIQELQKRCEEIEQNIRQNFPTISAAEINTFRIKQLATQQLILETLVLQEANRIGLIITPIELRKTIESFPAFHNTEGKFDPAIYLQFLKERNDTPGHFESQIRTNLLINKIQQEITAGAYISPTEAYDVYMYESATRTIQYLLFPTEDYLNKVNISADEVAKFYNESSEQFKTPTELNLEYLLITPRSLANNQTIDDTTVSEYYQKHKEDFKSPEQIHAQHIVVFAPENSEPEVLKKAQEKINQAANAIKKGEDFSSVAKKFSQDNVAQNGGDLGWFTYEQAVPAFADVAFSLTPGEISQPIQTPVGYHIIKLIDKKPEEIKSFDEVSKTIQQRLAEDKASIELQDVLENVQLALIENKSLTEAGKPYNLSPISTGLFPIKDIASQLELAKPDELSKLTHVSPGTILENPLITKTGYVIIKVKDIKPESIKSIEVVENQISSLLKKQKANELAMKAAEEQLTILKNSSIPPAVAKNLKTSPAIIRSATIENLKNPQLVPDTFKATPGSWLTTPYTVEQGVLIAYVSKEVVYPSKEQWDNIKEAFMSAIVKSKREQMFKGFLTMLEKQAKITIKEEKIIN comes from the coding sequence ATGTTAGACTTCATTCGATCAAATGCCCAATCTTGGGGGGTCAAAATAGCTTTTGGATTAATTATTATTGTCTTTATATTTTGGGGTATTGGCACTCTCTCAGGAGGACCAGAAGTAGAAGTCGTTTCTGTAAATGGCCAGTCTATTACAATACAAGAACTTCAAAAACGTTGTGAAGAAATAGAACAAAATATACGACAAAATTTTCCTACTATCTCTGCTGCAGAAATCAATACATTTCGAATTAAACAATTAGCCACACAACAGTTAATCCTTGAAACTTTAGTATTGCAAGAAGCAAATCGTATAGGTCTTATTATTACACCAATAGAATTAAGAAAAACTATTGAATCCTTTCCTGCCTTTCATAATACTGAAGGTAAATTTGATCCTGCTATTTATTTACAATTTCTTAAAGAACGAAATGACACCCCTGGACACTTTGAATCACAAATACGTACAAATCTCCTTATAAATAAAATCCAACAAGAAATTACGGCAGGAGCTTATATTTCTCCTACTGAAGCTTATGACGTATATATGTATGAAAGTGCTACACGTACTATCCAATACCTACTTTTTCCCACAGAGGACTACCTTAACAAGGTAAATATATCAGCAGATGAAGTAGCTAAATTTTATAATGAATCATCAGAACAATTTAAAACACCTACAGAACTTAATTTAGAATATCTTCTTATTACCCCAAGATCTTTAGCTAATAATCAAACAATTGATGACACAACTGTCTCTGAATACTATCAAAAACATAAAGAAGACTTTAAATCCCCTGAACAAATTCATGCTCAACATATTGTAGTCTTTGCACCAGAAAATAGTGAACCTGAAGTTCTAAAAAAAGCCCAAGAAAAAATTAACCAAGCAGCCAATGCAATAAAAAAAGGCGAGGACTTTTCAAGTGTAGCCAAAAAATTCTCTCAAGATAATGTTGCTCAAAATGGAGGAGATCTAGGATGGTTTACATATGAACAAGCTGTACCTGCTTTTGCTGACGTTGCATTTTCATTAACACCTGGAGAAATATCACAACCTATTCAAACACCTGTAGGTTATCATATTATTAAATTAATCGATAAAAAGCCTGAAGAAATAAAAAGTTTTGATGAAGTTTCAAAAACGATTCAACAACGTTTAGCAGAAGATAAAGCATCAATAGAACTTCAAGATGTCCTTGAAAATGTTCAACTTGCTCTTATAGAAAATAAAAGTCTTACAGAAGCAGGAAAACCCTATAATCTTTCCCCCATATCTACAGGTTTATTCCCTATAAAAGATATAGCAAGCCAACTTGAACTGGCTAAACCTGATGAGCTCTCTAAGTTAACTCATGTTAGCCCTGGGACTATATTAGAAAATCCGCTTATTACTAAAACAGGATATGTTATCATTAAAGTAAAAGATATAAAACCTGAATCAATAAAATCAATCGAAGTGGTAGAAAATCAAATTAGTAGTCTATTAAAAAAACAAAAAGCTAACGAGTTAGCCATGAAAGCAGCAGAAGAACAGCTTACTATATTAAAAAATTCATCTATCCCACCAGCAGTAGCTAAAAATTTAAAAACTAGCCCAGCAATAATACGTTCAGCAACCATTGAAAACTTGAAGAACCCACAACTAGTTCCCGATACCTTTAAAGCAACACCAGGCAGCTGGCTTACAACACCTTATACAGTTGAACAGGGTGTCCTGATTGCTTATGTCTCAAAAGAAGTTGTGTATCCATCAAAAGAACAATGGGATAACATAAAAGAAGCGTTTATGTCAGCAATTGTAAAGTCAAAACGTGAACAGATGTTTAAAGGTTTCTTAACTATGCTTGAGAAACAAGCAAAAATAACTATCAAAGAAGAAAAAATTATAAATTAG
- the argF gene encoding ornithine carbamoyltransferase codes for MINHFITIADLGQSKAWELLLRAKEMKDHKTNPYQCMQGKVAALLFEKASTRTRVSFEVAVRQLGGTTIFLTPNETQIGREEPLKDTIRVLSRYVDCIIIRTFEQKRLYELIQLGSIPIINALTDHGHPCQVMADLLTIYEQTSDIANINITWVGDGNNVLNSWIEASMYFPFKLTIATPKGYEPNKELIDFAQKNNAKISITNNPLLAVKDAHYIYTDVWTSMGQEKECKKRIEDFKDFCVDNTLMNQATPSVKFLHCLPAHRGEEVSDQVIESEKSLVWDQAENRLHMQKALLEWIFQ; via the coding sequence ATGATAAATCACTTTATAACAATAGCTGATCTTGGACAGTCAAAAGCATGGGAACTTCTTCTACGTGCAAAAGAAATGAAAGATCACAAAACTAATCCATATCAATGTATGCAGGGGAAAGTAGCTGCCCTCCTTTTTGAAAAAGCATCTACAAGGACTCGTGTTTCTTTTGAAGTTGCTGTACGCCAACTTGGAGGTACTACTATTTTTCTAACACCTAATGAAACCCAAATTGGACGAGAAGAACCTTTAAAAGATACTATCCGTGTACTTTCTAGGTATGTAGACTGTATAATTATAAGAACCTTTGAACAAAAAAGACTTTATGAGCTAATACAACTAGGCTCTATTCCTATTATTAATGCACTTACTGATCATGGTCATCCATGCCAAGTAATGGCAGATCTTCTTACTATATACGAGCAAACTTCAGATATTGCAAATATCAATATAACATGGGTTGGTGATGGTAATAATGTACTCAACTCATGGATAGAAGCATCTATGTACTTTCCCTTTAAACTTACAATAGCTACACCTAAAGGATATGAACCAAACAAAGAACTTATTGATTTTGCTCAAAAAAATAATGCAAAAATATCAATTACAAATAATCCACTGCTAGCTGTAAAAGATGCTCATTATATTTACACAGATGTATGGACATCTATGGGGCAAGAAAAAGAATGTAAAAAACGTATAGAAGACTTTAAAGATTTCTGTGTAGATAACACACTAATGAACCAAGCAACGCCAAGCGTAAAATTTCTTCACTGTCTTCCAGCACATAGAGGAGAAGAAGTTTCTGATCAAGTCATAGAAAGCGAAAAGTCTCTTGTGTGGGATCAAGCAGAAAATAGGCTTCATATGCAAAAAGCACTATTAGAATGGATCTTTCAATAA